The following are from one region of the Pygocentrus nattereri isolate fPygNat1 chromosome 20, fPygNat1.pri, whole genome shotgun sequence genome:
- the homer1b gene encoding homer protein homolog 1b isoform X2 has protein sequence MGEQPIYSTRAHVFQIDPNTKKNWVPTSKHAVTVSYFYDSTRNVYRIISLDGSKAIINSTITPNMSFTKTSQKFGQWADSRANTVYGLGFSSEHHLAKFADKFAEYKEAARLAKEKSLEKMEMASSPSQESPADIHSPLTPPVTADLCRVNGTGDDVTLSDASPNSELQSDLSPTTPSLAHSPTTNKHWEAELAALKSNNAKLTAALLESTANVKQWKQQLAAYQEEAERLHKRVSELESQSSQANVIKSQKTELNQTIEQLEATLKAKEEEMERLREEVENAKQLQSQKELLEQKLEATDSRNKELEEQLADVEQRLEASQVEQENFRKSLKTLLEILDGKIFELTELRDNLAKLIEDS, from the exons GGAGCAGCCCATCTACAGCACGCGGGCGCACGTCTTCCAGATCGACCCGAATACCAAGAAGAACTGGGTGCCCACCAGCAAGCATGCGGTCACCGTCTCCTACTTCTATGACAGCACCAGAAATGTCTACAGGATCATCAGCCTGGATGGGTCAAAG GCTATAATAAACAGCACCATCACCCCAAACATGAGCTTCACGAAAACGTCGCAGAAGTTTGGCCAGTGGGCAGACAGCCGCGCCAACACAGTGTATGGCCTGGGCTTCTCCTCCGAGCATCATCTGGCCAAG TTTGCAGATAAGTTTGCGGAGTATAAGGAAGCGGCTCGTTTAGCCAAGGAGAAGTCTTTAGAGAAGATGGAGATGGCGAGCTCTCCCTCTCAG GAATCACCTGCTGATATTCACTCACCTCTGACCCCTCCCGTCACCGCTGACCTCTGCCGGGTGAATGGCACTGGTGATGATGTTACCTTGTCTGACGCATCGCCGAATTCGGAGCTGCAGTCAGATCTGTCCCCGACCACCCCGTCCCTCGCACACAG TCCAACCACCAACAAGCACTGGGAAGCAGAGTTAGCAGCGCTGAAGAGCAACAATGCTAAGctgacagcagcactgctggagtccACAGCCAACGTCAAACAATGGAAACAGCAGCTGGCTGCTTATCAGGAGGAGGCTGAGAGGCTTCATAAAAGG gtgtcagaactggaGAGCCAAAGCAGTCAAGCTAACGTGATCAAGTCTCAGAAAACAGAGCTCAACCAAACTATCGAGCAGCTGGAGGCTACACTGAAGGCTAAAGAAGAG GAAATGGAGCGTCTGAGGGAGGAAGTGGAAAACGCTAAGCAGCTGCAGTCACAGAAAGAATTGCTGGAACAGAAACTGGAG GCTACAGACTCGCGGAACAAGGAGTTGGAGGAGCAATTAGCAGATGTGGAGCAGCGTCTGGAGGCCAGCCAGGTGGAGCAGGAGAACTTCCGTAAGAGTCTCAAAACACTGCTGGAGATTCTGGATGGCAAGATCTTTGAGCTGACGGAGCTGAGGGACAACCTGGCCAAACTCATAGAGGACAGCTAG
- the homer1b gene encoding homer protein homolog 1b isoform X1, with translation MEAEEMVIRLPGRASSPNGFGETTVLRHKEVHHFFFVPFREQPIYSTRAHVFQIDPNTKKNWVPTSKHAVTVSYFYDSTRNVYRIISLDGSKAIINSTITPNMSFTKTSQKFGQWADSRANTVYGLGFSSEHHLAKFADKFAEYKEAARLAKEKSLEKMEMASSPSQESPADIHSPLTPPVTADLCRVNGTGDDVTLSDASPNSELQSDLSPTTPSLAHSPTTNKHWEAELAALKSNNAKLTAALLESTANVKQWKQQLAAYQEEAERLHKRVSELESQSSQANVIKSQKTELNQTIEQLEATLKAKEEEMERLREEVENAKQLQSQKELLEQKLEATDSRNKELEEQLADVEQRLEASQVEQENFRKSLKTLLEILDGKIFELTELRDNLAKLIEDS, from the exons atggaggcagaggaGATGGTGATCCGTCTGCCGGGTCGTGCAAGTTCACCCAATGGCTTTGGGGAGACAACGGTGCTCCGGCACAAAGAGGTTCATCATTTTTTCTTCGTCCCCTTTAGGGAGCAGCCCATCTACAGCACGCGGGCGCACGTCTTCCAGATCGACCCGAATACCAAGAAGAACTGGGTGCCCACCAGCAAGCATGCGGTCACCGTCTCCTACTTCTATGACAGCACCAGAAATGTCTACAGGATCATCAGCCTGGATGGGTCAAAG GCTATAATAAACAGCACCATCACCCCAAACATGAGCTTCACGAAAACGTCGCAGAAGTTTGGCCAGTGGGCAGACAGCCGCGCCAACACAGTGTATGGCCTGGGCTTCTCCTCCGAGCATCATCTGGCCAAG TTTGCAGATAAGTTTGCGGAGTATAAGGAAGCGGCTCGTTTAGCCAAGGAGAAGTCTTTAGAGAAGATGGAGATGGCGAGCTCTCCCTCTCAG GAATCACCTGCTGATATTCACTCACCTCTGACCCCTCCCGTCACCGCTGACCTCTGCCGGGTGAATGGCACTGGTGATGATGTTACCTTGTCTGACGCATCGCCGAATTCGGAGCTGCAGTCAGATCTGTCCCCGACCACCCCGTCCCTCGCACACAG TCCAACCACCAACAAGCACTGGGAAGCAGAGTTAGCAGCGCTGAAGAGCAACAATGCTAAGctgacagcagcactgctggagtccACAGCCAACGTCAAACAATGGAAACAGCAGCTGGCTGCTTATCAGGAGGAGGCTGAGAGGCTTCATAAAAGG gtgtcagaactggaGAGCCAAAGCAGTCAAGCTAACGTGATCAAGTCTCAGAAAACAGAGCTCAACCAAACTATCGAGCAGCTGGAGGCTACACTGAAGGCTAAAGAAGAG GAAATGGAGCGTCTGAGGGAGGAAGTGGAAAACGCTAAGCAGCTGCAGTCACAGAAAGAATTGCTGGAACAGAAACTGGAG GCTACAGACTCGCGGAACAAGGAGTTGGAGGAGCAATTAGCAGATGTGGAGCAGCGTCTGGAGGCCAGCCAGGTGGAGCAGGAGAACTTCCGTAAGAGTCTCAAAACACTGCTGGAGATTCTGGATGGCAAGATCTTTGAGCTGACGGAGCTGAGGGACAACCTGGCCAAACTCATAGAGGACAGCTAG